Proteins co-encoded in one Centropristis striata isolate RG_2023a ecotype Rhode Island chromosome 24, C.striata_1.0, whole genome shotgun sequence genomic window:
- the rtraf gene encoding RNA transcription, translation and transport factor protein, which yields MFRRKLTALDYHNPGGFDCTDETQFRNLIVWLEDQKIRHYKIEDRGNLRNIPSSDWPKAYEKYLQDLNCSFGVQEKQEAVDWLLGLAVRYEYGDNVDKYKKCEPLAASSNSGPAPDPLVNLDSESPEFKAGVTALANILKIQRHDDYLVMLKAIRILIQERLSPEAIAKANQNKEGIPVALDKHVLGFDTGDATLNEAAQILRLLHIEELRELQTKINEAIVAVQAIIADPKTDHRLGKVGR from the exons ATGTTCCGGAGGAAACTGACAGCGCTGGATTATCACAATCCGGGAGGGTTCGACTGCACAG ATGAGACACAGTTTAGGAACCTCATCGTGTGGCTGGAGGACCAGAAGATCCGACATTATAAGATCGAGGACCGAGGAAACCTGAGGAACATCCCCAGCTCAGACTGGCCCAAAGCCTACGAGAAG TACCTGCAGGACCTCAACTGTTCATTTGGAGTCCAGGAGAAGCAGGAGGCTGTAGACTGGCTACTGGGCCTGGCTGTAAGATACGAATATGGAGACAACG TGGATAAATATAAGAAGTGTGAACCGCTGGCAGCGTCCAGTAACAGTGGCCCCGCCCCCGACCCGCTCGTCAACCTGGACA gtgAATCTCCAGAGTTCAAAGCGGGCGTGACGGCTCTGGCCAACATCCTGAAGATCCAGAGACACGACGACTACCTGGTGATGCTCAAG GCGATCCGTATTCTGATCCAGGAGAGACTTTCTCCAGAAGCCATCGCTAAAGCAAACCAGAACAAAGAG ggTATTCCCGTCGCTCTAGACAAACACGTCCTGGGCTTCGACACTGGAG aCGCGACCCTGAACGAGGCGGCTCAGATCTTGCGCCTCCTGCACATCGAGGAGCTTCGGGAGCTGCAGACGAAGATCAACGAGGCCATCGTGGCCGTTCAGGCCATCATCGCCGACCCCAAGACAGACCACCGGCTGGGCAAGGTGggcagatga
- the sap18 gene encoding histone deacetylase complex subunit SAP18, which produces MALESRITQEEIKKEPEKPIDREKTCPLLLRVFTTNSGRHHRPDEFARGNVPSSELQIYTWMDATLKELTSLVKEVYPEARKKGTHFSFAIVYPDPRGKVYRLKDIGNTISGRKGADDSMTLQSQRFQIGDYLDIAITPPNRAPPLNARMRPF; this is translated from the exons atggctcTAGAATCGCGGATCACACAGGAGGAGATCAAGAAGGAGCCCGAGAAGCCCATCGACCGGGAAAAG ACCTGCCCCCTCCTGCTGCGAGTCTTCACCACCAACAGCGGCCGACACCACCGACCAGACGAGTTCGCCCGCGGCAACGTTCCCTCCAGCGAGCTGCAGATCTACACATG GATGGATGCCACTCTGAAGGAGCTGACCAGCTTAGTGAAGGAAGTTTATCCAGAGGCCAGAAAAAAAGGGACTCACTTCAGCTTTGCCATCGTGTATCCCGACCCCAGAGGGAAAGTTTACAG GTTGAAAGATATCGGCAACACCATCTCCGGCCGGAAGGGCGCCGACGACTCCATGACGTTGCAGTCTCAGCGCTTCCAGATCGGAGACTACCTGGACATCGCCATCACGCCGCCCAACAGAGCCCCGCCCCTTAACGCTCGCATGAGGCCCTTCTGA